From a single Calothrix sp. NIES-2098 genomic region:
- a CDS encoding iron-sulfur cluster binding protein homolog yields the protein MKKRVTLTFPKRAVQMPVTYRLAKEFNVAANIIRAQVAPNQIGKLVVELSGDIDQLDAAIEWMRSQNINVSHTLGEIIIDEEACVHCGLCTGVCPTEALTLNPETYKLTFTRSRCIVCEQCIPTCPVQAISTNL from the coding sequence GTGAAAAAACGAGTTACTCTGACGTTTCCTAAACGTGCTGTACAAATGCCAGTTACCTATCGACTGGCGAAAGAGTTCAATGTTGCTGCTAATATTATCCGCGCCCAAGTTGCCCCAAATCAAATTGGCAAATTGGTTGTAGAACTGTCAGGAGACATCGATCAGTTAGATGCGGCGATCGAGTGGATGCGATCGCAAAATATCAATGTTTCTCATACATTGGGCGAAATTATCATTGATGAAGAAGCCTGCGTTCACTGTGGCTTGTGTACTGGAGTTTGTCCGACGGAAGCTTTGACTCTCAACCCAGAAACGTACAAGCTCACCTTCACGCGATCTCGCTGCATTGTCTGCGAACAGTGTATCCCCACCTGTCCTGTACAGGCAATTTCTACTAATCTTTAA